The following proteins are co-located in the Patescibacteria group bacterium genome:
- a CDS encoding YraN family protein encodes MITKKRKLGDFGERLARRYLERNGHTVIDTNFQTRAGEIDIIARDAFSQLVFVEVKTRTSIAFGQPEESVTNLKQNKLLKTINDYLYRQNIQDDNWRLDIISVQPNFKTHRAKISHFKAIRFW; translated from the coding sequence ATGATTACTAAAAAGCGAAAACTTGGTGATTTTGGGGAAAGATTAGCGCGGCGTTATTTAGAAAGAAATGGACATACAGTCATAGATACGAATTTCCAGACCCGCGCGGGAGAGATTGATATTATAGCTCGCGATGCTTTTTCGCAACTTGTTTTTGTTGAGGTGAAAACGCGGACTTCAATTGCATTCGGACAACCGGAAGAATCAGTGACGAACCTTAAGCAAAATAAGTTGCTTAAAACAATAAATGATTACCTTTATCGCCAAAATATCCAGGATGATAATTGGCGATTAGATATTATTTCAGTACAACCCAATTTTAAAACTCATCGGGCAAAAATTAGTCATTTTAAGGCAATAAGGTTCTGGTAG